Proteins co-encoded in one Pelodiscus sinensis isolate JC-2024 chromosome 7, ASM4963464v1, whole genome shotgun sequence genomic window:
- the ARL4C gene encoding ADP-ribosylation factor-like protein 4C, whose product MGNISSNIAAFQSLHIVMLGLDSAGKTTVLYRLKFNEFVNTVPTIGFNTERIRLGHGAAKGISCHFWDVGGQEKLRPLWKSYSRCTDGIIYVVDSVDVDRLEEAKTELHKVTKFAENQGTPLLVIANKQDLPRSLPVAELEKQLALQELAPSTAYHVQPACAIIGEGLTEGMDKLYEMILKRRKALKQRKKR is encoded by the coding sequence ATGGGGAACATCTCCTCCAACATCGCCGCCTTCCAGTCGCTGCACATCGTCATGCTGGGCTTGGACTCGGCCGGCAAGACCACGGTGCTCTACCGCCTCAAGTTCAACGAGTTCGTCAACACCGTGCCCACCATCGGCTTCAACACCGAGCGCATCCGCCTGGGCCACGGCGCCGCCAAGGGCATCAGCTGCCACTTCTGGGACGTGGGCGGCCAGGAGAAGCTGCGCCCGCTCTGGAAGTCCTACAGCCGCTGCACCGACGGCATCATCTACGTGGTGGACTCGGTGGACGTGGACCGGCTGGAGGAGGCCAAGACCGAGCTGCACAAGGTGACCAAGTTCGCCGAGAACCAGGGCACCCCGCTGCTGGTCATCGCCAACAAGCAGGACCTGCCGCGCTCCCTGCCCGTGGCCGAGCTGGAGAAGCAGCTGGCCCTTCAGGAGCTGGCCCCCTCCACCGCCTACCACGTCCAGCCCGCCTGCGCCATCATCGGCGAGGGGCTCACGGAGGGCATGGACAAGCTCTACGAGATGATCCTCAAGCGCAGGAAGGCCCTCAAGCAGCGCAAGAAGCGGTAA
- the LOC102445080 gene encoding uncharacterized protein LOC102445080 isoform X2: MHAHYLLWIWIHFSFGNTDFQNPCQKICLCKEGAKFVNCSGVNVTDGIIFPAETEHLDLSLSNLDSVPSKGLRSLWKLQVLLLSGNRITNAGEEAFSALESLQKLDLHRNEITVLGSSFSTGLASLQELNLSYNRLQELHYKSLQHFENLQKLSIQNNNISSIEMGAFRSLTRLRQLHLQNNHLLNLHNGVFSMLQRLEVLNLEGNRIKTIASEVFTPLNSLTVLDLVHNEIEHVRFKTFLSLQTPGTHILLSSNPWFCDCDLQRVFAKLHSVRRLILDDYDNLTCMEPQVLRNLSLVAVDTQLCIAETVTVLVITFTVFITVVAAIVMAERNRKKRTGKHWSEDNDLSYESQD, translated from the coding sequence ATGCATGCCCACTACTTACTTTGGATTTGGATTCACTTCTCCTTTGGCAACACCGACTTTCAGAACCCATGTCAGAAAATCTGCCTCTGCAAAGAAGGGGCCAAATTTGTGAACTGCTCAGGAGTCAATGTGACTGACGGCATCATCTTTCCTGCCGAGACGGAGCACTTGGATTTGTCCCTCAGTAACTTGGATTCTGTCCCAAGCAAAGGTCTGAGGTCCCTGTGGAAgctgcaggtgctgctgctgagTGGGAACCGCATCACCAATGCTGGAGAGGAAGCATTCAGTGCTCTGGAGAGCCTCCAGAAGCTTGATCTGCACAGAAACGAGATCACGGTGCTTGGAAGCAGTTTTTCCACAGGACTCGCTTCTCTCCAGGAGCTCAACTTGTCCTACAATCGGCTCCAGGAACTCCATTACAAGAGCCTGCAGCATTTTGAGAACCTCCAGAAGCTCAGCATCCAAAACAACAACATCTCCTCCATAGAAATGGGAGCCTTCCGGAGTCTCACCCGCTTGAGGCAGCTTCACCTTCAAAACAATCACCTCTTGAACCTCCACAACGGCGTCTTCTCCATGCTGCAGCGTTTGGAGGTCCTGAACTTGGAAGGCAACAGGATAAAGACGATTGCTTCTGAGGTCTTCACCCCCTTGAACAGTCTAACCGTGCTTGACTTGGTGCACAATGAAATTGAGCACGTCCGATTCAAAACCTTCCTTTCCCTCCAGACCCCTGGGACACACATCTTGCTCTCCTCCAACCCATGGTTCTGCGACTGTGACCTGCAGAGGGTCTTTGCAAAGCTGCACAGCGTCAGGCGGCTGATCTTGGATGACTATGACAACCTGACCTGCATGGAGCCGCAAGTCCTGAGAAACCTGTCCCTGGTGGCGGTAGACACCCAGCTCTGCATCGCGGAGACTGTGACGGTTCTTGTCATTACCTTTACCGTGTTCATCACTGTGGTGGCCGCCATTGTGATGGCGGagaggaacaggaagaaaaggacAGGCAAGCACTGGAGCGAGGACAATGACCTGTCTTATGAATCACAAGACTGA
- the LOC142830238 gene encoding mitotic-spindle organizing protein 2B-like, protein MSEPGLAGGGAEPGLDAALGKVGATVRSRRKLPTAEEAELFELAQAAGIGLDPEVFRTLLDLLRMNVAPLAVFQMLKGLCAGQRPAPADSAPAAPGPDTRGRNKTNSSVSGTQGLAERCSREGSGQRMPRQPSTSRLQKTGPSGKSSGGSST, encoded by the exons ATGTCCGAGCCGGGCCTGGCCGGCGGCGGGGCCGAGccggggctggatgcagccctgggcaaggtgggggccacGGTGCGGTCTCGGCGGAAGCTGCCGACTGCGGAGGAGGCGGAGCTGTTCGAGCTGGCGCAGGCGGCGGGGATCGGCCTGGACCCGGAAGTGTTccg GACGCTGCTGGACCTGCTGCGCATGAACGTGGCGCCGCTGGCCGTGTTCCAGATGCTGAAGGGCCTGTGCGCcggccagcgccccgcccccgccgacaGCGCCCCCGCCGCGCCAGGCCCCGACACGCGAG GGAGAAATAAAACCAATTCTTCAGTCAGCGGGACCCAGGGCCTGGCAGAACGGTGCAGCCGTGAGGGATCTGGCCAAAGAATGCCTCGACAGCCAAGCACTAGCCGGCTCCAGAAGACTGGGCCTTCTGGAAAGAGCAGTGGAGGCAGCAGTACATAG